Proteins from a single region of Nomia melanderi isolate GNS246 chromosome 11, iyNomMela1, whole genome shotgun sequence:
- the tyn gene encoding trynity isoform X2: MGSSAIGTMTTMAASFAFLTFVVVPQAALARIAFEKLTDYDYRGTTYYSAPNLTLYECQEWCRGEPECQAAAFSFVVNPLAPVQDTVCQLQNETAATNPTAQPQRAVNMYYMTKLQIRPENVCLRPWSFERVPNKMIRGLDNALIYTSTKEACLTACLNEHRFTCRSVEYNYEMLKCHLSEFDRRTTGQYIQFVDAQGIDYFENLCLKGKEACKFQRTFQLPRIGVNENRVAQYAGLHYYTDKELQVQSESACRLACEIENEFLCRSFLYRGAPQESAYNCQLFHLDHWTLPDGPSTYLTSERPLIDDGGRVGTYFENYCEKGTGSTAEPTVVIETTEDPAINLTRNDINCDKTGTCYDVSVDCKDTRIAVQVRTNKPFNGRIYALGRSETCNIDVINSDLFRLDLTMSGQDCNTQSVTGIYSNTVVLQHHSVVMTKADKIYKVKCTYDMSSKNITFGMMPIRDPEMISITSAPEAPPPRIRILDSRSREVETVRIGDKLTFRIEIPEDTPYGIFARSCVAMAKDSKSTFQIIDNEGCPVDPLIFPSFTSDGNALQSVYEAFRFTESYGVIFQCNVKYCLGPCEPAICEWEHESVESWGKRRRRSIANATEEKADDMTLSQEILVLDFGDEKQSDFLKSDASIDFNEADKTVTIVEPCPTKTSVLVLGVTCALLVLIYISTIFCYYMKKSLSPRKMMP; encoded by the exons ATGGGCTCGTCCGCGATCGGCACGATGACGACTATGGCTGCGAGTTTCGCGTTCCTGACCTTCGTCGTAGTGCCTCAAGCTGCTCTGG CCCGAATAGCGTTCGAGAAGCTAACGGACTACGATTACCGTGGCACCACGTATTACAGCGCGCCAAATCTGACGTTGTACGAGTGTCAAGAATGGTGCAGGGGAGAGCCCGAGTGTCAAGCAGCGGCGTTTTCGTTCGTGGTGAACCCCTTAGCGCCTGTACAGGACACCGTTTGTCAGCTGCAGAACGAGACTGCGGCGACGAACCCTACGGCGCAGCCACAGAGAGCCGTGAACATGTACTATATGACGAAGCTTCAAATTCGACCAG AGAACGTGTGCCTGCGGCCATGGTCGTTCGAGCGTGTCCCGAACAAGATGATTCGCGGGCTGGACAACGCGTTGATCTACACGTCGACGAAGGAGGCTTGCCTCACGGCCTGCTTGAACGAGCATCGGTTCACCTGCCGTTCGGTCGAATACAATTACGAGATGCTGAAGTGTCACTTGAGTGAATTCGACCGTAGAACGACCGGCCAATATATCCAATTCGTGGATGCTCAGGGTATAGATTACTTTGAGAACCTCTGTCTGAAAG GAAAAGAGGCTTGCAAGTTCCAAAGGACCTTCCAGTTGCCCAGAATCGGCGTGAACGAAAACAGAGTCGCGCAATACGCGGGATTGCATTATTACACGGACAAAGAGCTGCAAGTCCAAAGCGAGTCTGCTTGCAGATTGGCCTGCGAGATCGAGAACGAGTTCCTCTGCAGATCCTTCCTTTATCGGGGCGCCCCTCAGGAATCCGCTTACAACTGCCAGCTGTTCCATTTGGATCACTGGACTCTCCCCGACGGGCCCTCCACGTATCTCACCTCTGAAAGGCCTCTGATCGATGACGGGGGCAGGGTTGGGACGTACTTCGAGAACTATTGCGAAA AGGGTACTGGATCGACCGCGGAACCCACCGTTGTAATCGAGACCACGGAAGATCCTGCGATCAATCTGACGAGAAACGACATCAATTGCGATAAGACTGGCACCTGTTACGATG TATCGGTGGACTGCAAAGACACGCGGATCGCTGTGCAGGTTCGAACGAACAAACCGTTCAACGGTCGCATTTACGCACTGGGCCGATCGGAGACGTGCAACATCGACGTGATCAACAGCGATCTCTTCAGGCTCGATCTGACGATGAGCGGCCAGGACTGTAACACTCAGAGTGTG ACTGGCATCTATTCGAACACGGTCGTCCTTCAACACCATTCCGTGGTGATGACCAAGGCCGATAAGATATACAAAGTGAAGTGCACGTACGACATGTCCTCGAAGAACATCACCTTTGGGATGATGCCTATCAGGGACCCGGAAATGATCAGTATCACCAGCGCGCCGGAGGCCCCTCCTCCAAGGATTCGCATCCTCGACAGCAGATCCAGAGAAGTCGAGACCGTCCGCATCGGCGACAAGCTCACCTTCAGAATCGAGATCCCGGAAGACA CTCCCTATGGTATCTTCGCTCGCAGCTGCGTCGCCATGGCGAAAGACTCGAAGAGCACATTCCAGATCATCGACAATGAGGG ATGTCCGGTTGATCCATTGATCTTCCCTAGCTTCACCTCTGACGGAAACGCTCTACAATCCGTCTACGAGGCGTTCAGATTTACTGAATCCTATGGAGTGATCTTCCAGTGCAACGTCAAATACTGTCTGGGACCTTGTGAACCG GCTATCTGCGAATGGGAACACGAATCGGTGGAGTCATGGGGCAAGAGACGTCGAAGGAGCATCGCAAACGCTACGGAAGAAAAGGCTGACGATATGACATTGTCGCAGGAAATACTGGTTCTTGACTTCGGCGACGAGAAGCAGTCGGACTTCTTGAAGAGCGACGCTAGCATAGACTTCAACGAAGCCG ATAAAACGGTGACCATAGTAGAACCTTGCCCGACCAAGACGTCCGTCCTAGTACTGGGTGTGACATGCGCCCTCTTGGTCCTGATCTACATCTCCACTATCTTCTGCTACTACATGAAGAAGTCGCTGTCGCCTCGCAAAATGATGCCCTGA
- the tyn gene encoding trynity isoform X1, with amino-acid sequence MGSSAIGTMTTMAASFAFLTFVVVPQAALARIAFEKLTDYDYRGTTYYSAPNLTLYECQEWCRGEPECQAAAFSFVVNPLAPVQDTVCQLQNETAATNPTAQPQRAVNMYYMTKLQIRPENVCLRPWSFERVPNKMIRGLDNALIYTSTKEACLTACLNEHRFTCRSVEYNYEMLKCHLSEFDRRTTGQYIQFVDAQGIDYFENLCLKGKEACKFQRTFQLPRIGVNENRVAQYAGLHYYTDKELQVQSESACRLACEIENEFLCRSFLYRGAPQESAYNCQLFHLDHWTLPDGPSTYLTSERPLIDDGGRVGTYFENYCEKGTGSTAEPTVVIETTEDPAINLTRNDINCDKTGTCYDVSVDCKDTRIAVQVRTNKPFNGRIYALGRSETCNIDVINSDLFRLDLTMSGQDCNTQSVRDGFQTGIYSNTVVLQHHSVVMTKADKIYKVKCTYDMSSKNITFGMMPIRDPEMISITSAPEAPPPRIRILDSRSREVETVRIGDKLTFRIEIPEDTPYGIFARSCVAMAKDSKSTFQIIDNEGCPVDPLIFPSFTSDGNALQSVYEAFRFTESYGVIFQCNVKYCLGPCEPAICEWEHESVESWGKRRRRSIANATEEKADDMTLSQEILVLDFGDEKQSDFLKSDASIDFNEADKTVTIVEPCPTKTSVLVLGVTCALLVLIYISTIFCYYMKKSLSPRKMMP; translated from the exons ATGGGCTCGTCCGCGATCGGCACGATGACGACTATGGCTGCGAGTTTCGCGTTCCTGACCTTCGTCGTAGTGCCTCAAGCTGCTCTGG CCCGAATAGCGTTCGAGAAGCTAACGGACTACGATTACCGTGGCACCACGTATTACAGCGCGCCAAATCTGACGTTGTACGAGTGTCAAGAATGGTGCAGGGGAGAGCCCGAGTGTCAAGCAGCGGCGTTTTCGTTCGTGGTGAACCCCTTAGCGCCTGTACAGGACACCGTTTGTCAGCTGCAGAACGAGACTGCGGCGACGAACCCTACGGCGCAGCCACAGAGAGCCGTGAACATGTACTATATGACGAAGCTTCAAATTCGACCAG AGAACGTGTGCCTGCGGCCATGGTCGTTCGAGCGTGTCCCGAACAAGATGATTCGCGGGCTGGACAACGCGTTGATCTACACGTCGACGAAGGAGGCTTGCCTCACGGCCTGCTTGAACGAGCATCGGTTCACCTGCCGTTCGGTCGAATACAATTACGAGATGCTGAAGTGTCACTTGAGTGAATTCGACCGTAGAACGACCGGCCAATATATCCAATTCGTGGATGCTCAGGGTATAGATTACTTTGAGAACCTCTGTCTGAAAG GAAAAGAGGCTTGCAAGTTCCAAAGGACCTTCCAGTTGCCCAGAATCGGCGTGAACGAAAACAGAGTCGCGCAATACGCGGGATTGCATTATTACACGGACAAAGAGCTGCAAGTCCAAAGCGAGTCTGCTTGCAGATTGGCCTGCGAGATCGAGAACGAGTTCCTCTGCAGATCCTTCCTTTATCGGGGCGCCCCTCAGGAATCCGCTTACAACTGCCAGCTGTTCCATTTGGATCACTGGACTCTCCCCGACGGGCCCTCCACGTATCTCACCTCTGAAAGGCCTCTGATCGATGACGGGGGCAGGGTTGGGACGTACTTCGAGAACTATTGCGAAA AGGGTACTGGATCGACCGCGGAACCCACCGTTGTAATCGAGACCACGGAAGATCCTGCGATCAATCTGACGAGAAACGACATCAATTGCGATAAGACTGGCACCTGTTACGATG TATCGGTGGACTGCAAAGACACGCGGATCGCTGTGCAGGTTCGAACGAACAAACCGTTCAACGGTCGCATTTACGCACTGGGCCGATCGGAGACGTGCAACATCGACGTGATCAACAGCGATCTCTTCAGGCTCGATCTGACGATGAGCGGCCAGGACTGTAACACTCAGAGTGTG CGTGACGGTTTTCAGACTGGCATCTATTCGAACACGGTCGTCCTTCAACACCATTCCGTGGTGATGACCAAGGCCGATAAGATATACAAAGTGAAGTGCACGTACGACATGTCCTCGAAGAACATCACCTTTGGGATGATGCCTATCAGGGACCCGGAAATGATCAGTATCACCAGCGCGCCGGAGGCCCCTCCTCCAAGGATTCGCATCCTCGACAGCAGATCCAGAGAAGTCGAGACCGTCCGCATCGGCGACAAGCTCACCTTCAGAATCGAGATCCCGGAAGACA CTCCCTATGGTATCTTCGCTCGCAGCTGCGTCGCCATGGCGAAAGACTCGAAGAGCACATTCCAGATCATCGACAATGAGGG ATGTCCGGTTGATCCATTGATCTTCCCTAGCTTCACCTCTGACGGAAACGCTCTACAATCCGTCTACGAGGCGTTCAGATTTACTGAATCCTATGGAGTGATCTTCCAGTGCAACGTCAAATACTGTCTGGGACCTTGTGAACCG GCTATCTGCGAATGGGAACACGAATCGGTGGAGTCATGGGGCAAGAGACGTCGAAGGAGCATCGCAAACGCTACGGAAGAAAAGGCTGACGATATGACATTGTCGCAGGAAATACTGGTTCTTGACTTCGGCGACGAGAAGCAGTCGGACTTCTTGAAGAGCGACGCTAGCATAGACTTCAACGAAGCCG ATAAAACGGTGACCATAGTAGAACCTTGCCCGACCAAGACGTCCGTCCTAGTACTGGGTGTGACATGCGCCCTCTTGGTCCTGATCTACATCTCCACTATCTTCTGCTACTACATGAAGAAGTCGCTGTCGCCTCGCAAAATGATGCCCTGA
- the tyn gene encoding trynity isoform X3 yields the protein MIRGLDNALIYTSTKEACLTACLNEHRFTCRSVEYNYEMLKCHLSEFDRRTTGQYIQFVDAQGIDYFENLCLKGKEACKFQRTFQLPRIGVNENRVAQYAGLHYYTDKELQVQSESACRLACEIENEFLCRSFLYRGAPQESAYNCQLFHLDHWTLPDGPSTYLTSERPLIDDGGRVGTYFENYCEKGTGSTAEPTVVIETTEDPAINLTRNDINCDKTGTCYDVSVDCKDTRIAVQVRTNKPFNGRIYALGRSETCNIDVINSDLFRLDLTMSGQDCNTQSVRDGFQTGIYSNTVVLQHHSVVMTKADKIYKVKCTYDMSSKNITFGMMPIRDPEMISITSAPEAPPPRIRILDSRSREVETVRIGDKLTFRIEIPEDTPYGIFARSCVAMAKDSKSTFQIIDNEGCPVDPLIFPSFTSDGNALQSVYEAFRFTESYGVIFQCNVKYCLGPCEPAICEWEHESVESWGKRRRRSIANATEEKADDMTLSQEILVLDFGDEKQSDFLKSDASIDFNEADKTVTIVEPCPTKTSVLVLGVTCALLVLIYISTIFCYYMKKSLSPRKMMP from the exons ATGATTCGCGGGCTGGACAACGCGTTGATCTACACGTCGACGAAGGAGGCTTGCCTCACGGCCTGCTTGAACGAGCATCGGTTCACCTGCCGTTCGGTCGAATACAATTACGAGATGCTGAAGTGTCACTTGAGTGAATTCGACCGTAGAACGACCGGCCAATATATCCAATTCGTGGATGCTCAGGGTATAGATTACTTTGAGAACCTCTGTCTGAAAG GAAAAGAGGCTTGCAAGTTCCAAAGGACCTTCCAGTTGCCCAGAATCGGCGTGAACGAAAACAGAGTCGCGCAATACGCGGGATTGCATTATTACACGGACAAAGAGCTGCAAGTCCAAAGCGAGTCTGCTTGCAGATTGGCCTGCGAGATCGAGAACGAGTTCCTCTGCAGATCCTTCCTTTATCGGGGCGCCCCTCAGGAATCCGCTTACAACTGCCAGCTGTTCCATTTGGATCACTGGACTCTCCCCGACGGGCCCTCCACGTATCTCACCTCTGAAAGGCCTCTGATCGATGACGGGGGCAGGGTTGGGACGTACTTCGAGAACTATTGCGAAA AGGGTACTGGATCGACCGCGGAACCCACCGTTGTAATCGAGACCACGGAAGATCCTGCGATCAATCTGACGAGAAACGACATCAATTGCGATAAGACTGGCACCTGTTACGATG TATCGGTGGACTGCAAAGACACGCGGATCGCTGTGCAGGTTCGAACGAACAAACCGTTCAACGGTCGCATTTACGCACTGGGCCGATCGGAGACGTGCAACATCGACGTGATCAACAGCGATCTCTTCAGGCTCGATCTGACGATGAGCGGCCAGGACTGTAACACTCAGAGTGTG CGTGACGGTTTTCAGACTGGCATCTATTCGAACACGGTCGTCCTTCAACACCATTCCGTGGTGATGACCAAGGCCGATAAGATATACAAAGTGAAGTGCACGTACGACATGTCCTCGAAGAACATCACCTTTGGGATGATGCCTATCAGGGACCCGGAAATGATCAGTATCACCAGCGCGCCGGAGGCCCCTCCTCCAAGGATTCGCATCCTCGACAGCAGATCCAGAGAAGTCGAGACCGTCCGCATCGGCGACAAGCTCACCTTCAGAATCGAGATCCCGGAAGACA CTCCCTATGGTATCTTCGCTCGCAGCTGCGTCGCCATGGCGAAAGACTCGAAGAGCACATTCCAGATCATCGACAATGAGGG ATGTCCGGTTGATCCATTGATCTTCCCTAGCTTCACCTCTGACGGAAACGCTCTACAATCCGTCTACGAGGCGTTCAGATTTACTGAATCCTATGGAGTGATCTTCCAGTGCAACGTCAAATACTGTCTGGGACCTTGTGAACCG GCTATCTGCGAATGGGAACACGAATCGGTGGAGTCATGGGGCAAGAGACGTCGAAGGAGCATCGCAAACGCTACGGAAGAAAAGGCTGACGATATGACATTGTCGCAGGAAATACTGGTTCTTGACTTCGGCGACGAGAAGCAGTCGGACTTCTTGAAGAGCGACGCTAGCATAGACTTCAACGAAGCCG ATAAAACGGTGACCATAGTAGAACCTTGCCCGACCAAGACGTCCGTCCTAGTACTGGGTGTGACATGCGCCCTCTTGGTCCTGATCTACATCTCCACTATCTTCTGCTACTACATGAAGAAGTCGCTGTCGCCTCGCAAAATGATGCCCTGA